A window from Chrysemys picta bellii isolate R12L10 chromosome 2, ASM1138683v2, whole genome shotgun sequence encodes these proteins:
- the LOC101952548 gene encoding fumarylacetoacetate hydrolase domain-containing protein 2 isoform X2, with the protein MPVLVLRALPASLRLSWRLPGCTSWGGTESRGVSHLAGAMRLVQFQTGSDGPRIGLEEKDGGNVIDLNAFDPSLPKRMREFLEVGDAALAVARRAQESGQHILPRDQVTLLAPITNPGKVICVGLNYADHCREQNINIPEEPIIFSKFPSSIIGPYDEIIHPADSQEVDWEVELAFVIGKKGKHIKESAAMDHIVGFMVAHDVTARDWQMKRNGKQWILGKSFDTFCPLGPAIVTKDCVSDPHKLGIRCKVNGELVQDSNTNQMIFKTQALVAWVSRFITVYPGDVFLTGTPPGTGVFRKPPVFLKRGDVVQCEIDQLGALRNKVV; encoded by the exons ATGCCGGTGCTGGTCCTAAGAGCCCTTCCAGCAAGTCTGAGACTGAGCTGGAGACTGCCCGGCTGCACGAGCTGGGGCGGGACAGAGTCCAGGGGCGTTTCCCATCTAGCTGGGGCTATGAGGCTGGTCCAGTTTCAAACTGGCTCGGATGGGCCCAGGATTGGGCTGGAGGAGAAAGATGGGGGCAACGTGATTGATTTAAATGCTTTCGACCCCTCCCTTCCCAAGAGGATGAGAGAGTTCCTGGAGGTAGGGGACGCAGCACTGGCCGTAGCGAGAAG GGCTCAGGAGTCTGGCCAGCACATCCTGCCACGTGATCAGGTGACCCTCCTGGCCCCCATAACCAACCCAGGGAAGGTGATCTGCGTGGGGCTGAACTACGCAGACCACTGCCGGGAGCAGAACATAAACATCCCCGAGGAGCCCATCATCTTCAGCAAGTTTCCCAGCTCCATCATCGGCCCCTACGACGAGATCATCCACCCAGCCGACAGCCAA GAAGTCGACTGGGAGGTGGAGCTGGCATTTGTCATCGGGAAGAAAGGGAAGCACATCAAG GAGTCAGCTGCGATGGATCACATTGTGGGATTCATGGTTGCCCATGATGTCACCGCCAGGGACTGGCAGATGAAGAGGAATGGGAAGCAGTGGATCCTGGGGAAATCCTTTGACACCTTCTGCCCCTTGGGCCCTGCCATTGTCACCAAGGACTGTGTGTCAG ACCCTCACAAGCTGGGAATCCGCTGCAAAGTGAACGGGGAGCTCGTCCAGGACAGCAACACCAACCAGATGATCTTCAAAACGCAGGCACTGGTCGCGTGGGTCTCCCG GTTCATCACGGTGTACCCAGGAGATGTCTTCCTCACCGGGACCCCCCCAGGCACCGGAGTTTTCCGGAAGCCCCCTGTGTTCCTGAAG AGAGGAGATGTGGTGCAGTGTGAAATTGACCAGCTGGGAGCCCTCCGAAACAAGGTCGTTTGA
- the LOC101952548 gene encoding fumarylacetoacetate hydrolase domain-containing protein 2 isoform X1: protein MTGAWLGFVTASASDRRKCSQGNSHPRGPGQDLMPVLVLRALPASLRLSWRLPGCTSWGGTESRGVSHLAGAMRLVQFQTGSDGPRIGLEEKDGGNVIDLNAFDPSLPKRMREFLEVGDAALAVARRAQESGQHILPRDQVTLLAPITNPGKVICVGLNYADHCREQNINIPEEPIIFSKFPSSIIGPYDEIIHPADSQEVDWEVELAFVIGKKGKHIKESAAMDHIVGFMVAHDVTARDWQMKRNGKQWILGKSFDTFCPLGPAIVTKDCVSDPHKLGIRCKVNGELVQDSNTNQMIFKTQALVAWVSRFITVYPGDVFLTGTPPGTGVFRKPPVFLKRGDVVQCEIDQLGALRNKVV from the exons ATGACAGGGGCGTGGCTCGGCTTTGTGACGGCATCAGCGAGCGACCGCAGGAAGTGCAGCCAGGGCAACAGCCACCCCAGAGGCCCTGGGCAG GATCTGATGCCGGTGCTGGTCCTAAGAGCCCTTCCAGCAAGTCTGAGACTGAGCTGGAGACTGCCCGGCTGCACGAGCTGGGGCGGGACAGAGTCCAGGGGCGTTTCCCATCTAGCTGGGGCTATGAGGCTGGTCCAGTTTCAAACTGGCTCGGATGGGCCCAGGATTGGGCTGGAGGAGAAAGATGGGGGCAACGTGATTGATTTAAATGCTTTCGACCCCTCCCTTCCCAAGAGGATGAGAGAGTTCCTGGAGGTAGGGGACGCAGCACTGGCCGTAGCGAGAAG GGCTCAGGAGTCTGGCCAGCACATCCTGCCACGTGATCAGGTGACCCTCCTGGCCCCCATAACCAACCCAGGGAAGGTGATCTGCGTGGGGCTGAACTACGCAGACCACTGCCGGGAGCAGAACATAAACATCCCCGAGGAGCCCATCATCTTCAGCAAGTTTCCCAGCTCCATCATCGGCCCCTACGACGAGATCATCCACCCAGCCGACAGCCAA GAAGTCGACTGGGAGGTGGAGCTGGCATTTGTCATCGGGAAGAAAGGGAAGCACATCAAG GAGTCAGCTGCGATGGATCACATTGTGGGATTCATGGTTGCCCATGATGTCACCGCCAGGGACTGGCAGATGAAGAGGAATGGGAAGCAGTGGATCCTGGGGAAATCCTTTGACACCTTCTGCCCCTTGGGCCCTGCCATTGTCACCAAGGACTGTGTGTCAG ACCCTCACAAGCTGGGAATCCGCTGCAAAGTGAACGGGGAGCTCGTCCAGGACAGCAACACCAACCAGATGATCTTCAAAACGCAGGCACTGGTCGCGTGGGTCTCCCG GTTCATCACGGTGTACCCAGGAGATGTCTTCCTCACCGGGACCCCCCCAGGCACCGGAGTTTTCCGGAAGCCCCCTGTGTTCCTGAAG AGAGGAGATGTGGTGCAGTGTGAAATTGACCAGCTGGGAGCCCTCCGAAACAAGGTCGTTTGA